The Amycolatopsis umgeniensis DNA segment GTGGCTGACCGCCGACGCCGAGGGGCTGACGCTGGCCGGTGGCAAGCTGCTCGCGTCGAGCCAGGGCGACTCGCGGTTCGTGGTGTACGACCGCACCGGCCCGCGCCGGGACTTCCGGATCGTCGCCGGACGCGGCACCGACTCGGTCGAGCACTCCGACGGCGCCGCGATCGCCACCGCGCCGCTGGGCCCGCTGTTCCCGCACGGGCTGCTGGTGGTGCACGACGGCGAGCGTCGTCCGGCGGCCACCGGTCCTTCGGGTGAGGAACTGGCGACGACCGGCTTCGCCTTCGTCCGGCTGGAGACCGCCCTGCGGTGATCATGTTCACCGGGAAAGTTCCGTTCCCGATGCATCAGCCGGGTGGTCTCGTGCGTCACTAGAGCGAGACCATCGGCTGAGGGGGACCAAGTGCCTGCGACCTTCGACGAGTTCGTCGCGGATCGCCTGGACGGGCTCCTGCGCTACGCGACCGTCTTGACCGACGACCCGCACCTGGCGCAGGACATCGTGCAGGAGGTACTGCTGCGCGCTCAGCAACGCTGGCCGAAGATCGACTCGCCGCCGACGTACGTCCGCCGGATGGTGACGAACGAGTACCTGTCGTGGCGACGGCGCCTCGCGGTCCGCCGCGTGGTGCCGTCTTCGCCGGAGATGCTCGACCTGATGAGCCCGCCGGTCTCCGATCACGCCATCGAATACGACGAACGCGACGCGATGCTGGACAGGCTCGCGAAGCTCCCGCGCAAACAACGCGCCGCGATCGTGCTCCGCTACTACGAGAACTACACCGACGAGGAGATCGGCGCGGTACTCCGCTGCGCGACGTCGACCGTGCGCAGCCAGATCTCGCGCGCGCTCGCGACGCTGCGGGAAACCGGTCCGTCCTCGTCTGTTCAGCCCACGGGAGCCCGCAAATGACCCGACTGAGTGATGAGAACACCGAGGACCTGATCCGGGAGAGCCTCGAACACCTGGCGACGCGGGCGCCCGACGGGGCCGAGATCCGCGACGCGCTGTACGAACGGCCGCGAAGCCGTCCGAAGATGGCCCTGGCCATGGTCGCGGCGGCGGTCGCGATCATCGCGCTCGGTGTCCCGCTGGGTCTGCGGGCCTACACCGCCGTTCCACCGGCTTCGCGGGTGAACACCGACTGGGCGGTGCTGCCGTACAAGCCCGGCTGGCTGCCCGACGGGTACAAGGAGATGAGCCGTGGCGCGAAGCCTTACCCCGCACCACAAACGCGGGGGTGGGGCGGCGGTGGGACGGGAGGAGTCCAGCTGACCGCCACCCCGCTCGCCAAACCGGGCGAACCATGGAAGGTCGCCCCCGCGCCGAACCAGATCATCGTGCACGGCAGGGTCGGGATGGTCACCGAGCTCTACGACGACTCGACGATGCTGACCTGGTCACCCGACGACGTGTACCTGCTCAGCTTGACGTTGTACGGCGTGCGGGATCCGCGGGCGGTCGGTCAGCGGATCGCGGACGAGATGGTCAGGGACGACCGTGCCCGGGTTTCGGGCGAACTGCGCTTCGGCAGGCTGCCCGCCGATCTGGAGTTGTCGGGCGTGAGCACGTTCCTGACGACCGGCGGGGGCGCGACCGATCTCGAAGCCACCCGCGCCGGGCAACCCACGGCGGCGGCGGTCGTCACGGCGTCGCTCCGGCGCGACCGGCCGGAGGTCGAAGGGGCGGAACCGGTTCCCCTCAAGGTCCGGGGCGCCGATGGCTACTACCTCCCGAAACGGGACAGCAGGCTCGGCCCCCAGGACGAAACGGTCGCCGTCCAGTTGACGGGCGACCAGTGGCTCACCGTGTCGGGCAAGCGGGACAAGGCCACGCTGCTCGACATCGCCGACGGCGTGCAGCTCATCCCCGGTGACTACAGCTGGTTCGGGAAACCGCCGGAATAGTGAAGGGCGGGCAGGGGTTGTCGAGGAGCATGACGGACACCTACCGCTCCATCGCGTTCACCGAATACGGCGACTCCGGCGTCCTGCGCGTCTTCGACCGGGAGCTTCCCGAGCCCGGCGCCGGTCAGGTCAGGGTCGCCGTCCGCGCCGCGGGTGTGAACCCGATCGACTGGAAGATCCGGTCCGGGCTGATGGCCGAGGTGTACCCGACGACGTTCCCCTCCGTTCCCGGTGGAGACGTGGCCGGCGTGATCGACGCCGTCGGTGAAGGTGTTTCCGACTTCGCCGTCGGCGACGAGGTCCTCGGGAGGGGGAACGGCGGGTACGCGGAGTTCGTGCTCGCGGATCCGGCGGGCCTGACCCGCAAGCCCGAGGCGCTGTCCTGGGAACTGGCCGCGGCGCTGCCCGTGGTCGTCGGCACCGCCTATCGAGCGCTCAACCTGCTGGACCTCGTCGAGGGCGAGACACTGCTCGTCGACGGCGCGGCGGGCGGTGTCGGCACCATCGCCGTCCAGCTCGCCGTCGCGCGCGGACTCACCGTCGTGGGCACCGCGAGCGAAGCGAACCACGAGTACCTGCGCTCGCTGGGCGCCGTCCCGGTGCAGTACGGCGAAGGGCTCGCCGAGCGCGTCCGCGAAGCCGCGCCGCAGGGCGTCGACGCGTCCTTCGACACCTCCGGACGCGGCTCGCTGCCGACGCTCGTCGAGCTGACCGGCGGTCCGAAGCGCGTCGTCACCATCGCCGCGCCGGACGCGGCCGACCACGGCGTCCGCTTCACTTCGGGAAGTCCGGCGGAGCAGGTCCCCGGCGCGCTGGCCGAAGGCGCCGCGCTCGCCGCCGAAGGCAAGCTCGACCTGCCGATCGCCCGGGTCTACCCGCTCGCCGAAGCGGGCGCGGCCCAGGACGAGAGCGAAGCGGGGCACGTCCGGGGCAAGCTCGTCCTGGTGCCGTGAGCCTCCCCGCGGCGGCGAGCTGGCGGCATCAGGATTCGAGGACCGGCCTCGAGGTCGCGTTCTTCCAGGGGTACGAAGGCGGCTGGCGGATCAACGGCGCCACGACGGCGGTCGAGGACGGGGAATCCTGGTTCGTCGAGTACTCGATCGTCGTCGACGCCGCCTGGCACACGCGGCGGGCGGAGATCTCCGGTAGGTCGTCGTCCGGCACCCGGCGCACGGTGCTCGAATCGGACGGTGACGGGCGATGGCGCGTGGACGGCCTCCCGGCTCCGCGCCTCGACGGCTGCTTCGACGTGGACCTCGAATCGTCGTCGATGACGAACACCCTGCCGGTGCACCGGCTCGGCCTCGCCTTGAGCGAGGCCGCCGAGGCGCCCGCCGCGTACGTCCGGGCGGGCGACCTCACCGTGGAGCGGCTGGAGCAGCGCTACGAGCGGATCGGCGACCGCGACTTCGCCTACGCGGCACCGGTTTTCGCTTTCTCGTGTGTCCTGCGCTACGACGAGCACCTGCTGGTGGTCGACTATCCGGGCATCGCCGTCCGGCTGCCCTGAACCACGCACTCTTGACTCGCGGTTCTCACCGGGCGCAGAATTAACCGTATGGCTAATTCGGCGATCTCCGTGACGGCTCTGCGGGTCGTCCGCGGCGGCCGCGAGGTCGTCAAGGAAATCGGTTTCGAGACGCCGCGCGGCCGGATCACCGGCCTGCTCGGGCTGGCCTGAGCACTGTGGCAAGACGACGCTGATGCGTTCGATCGTCGGCGTGCAGATCGTCGCGGGCGGCGACGTCACCGTGCTCGGCCATCCCGCGGGCAGCCCGCAGCTACGCGGGCTGATCGGCTACGCGACCCAGAATCCGGCCATCTACGCCGACCTCACCATCACGGAAGCCTTGCGCTACTTCACTTCCGTGCTCCGCGCACCACTGTCCGATGTGGACAGATTGCTCGTCGAGGTCGGCCTTGCCGAGCACGCGGGCAAGCTGGTCGGCTCGCTGTCGGGCGGTCAGCACAGCCGCGCCAATCTCGCCGTCGCACTGCTCGGGAAACCCGAACTGCTCGTCCTGGACGAGCCGACCGTCGGCCTCGATCCCGTACTGCGCGACGAACTCTGGTCGCAGCTGCGGCACGATCCGCGCACCGTCGCGATGCTGGTCGTCGTCCCGTCGCTGCTGATGGTGCTGCTGCGCTTCGTGTTCAACTCCGAAGCGGTGTTCAGCCGCGTCGCCCCGGCGCTGCTCGGCGTCTTCCCGTTCCTGATCATGTTCCTGATCACCTCGATCACGACGCTGCGCGAGCGCACGACGGCGACGCTGGAACGCCTGATGACCCTGCCGATCGGCAGACTGGACCTGCTCTTCGGCTACGCGATCGCGTTCGGCTCGATCGCGGTCGTGCAGGTCGGCGTCGCGGCCGGGATCTCACTGGCGTGGCTGGGCCTCGACATCGCGGGCTCGATCGGGATGCTGCTGCTCATCACCGTCCTCGACGCCCTCCTCGGGATGGCGCTCGGCCTGTTCGTGAGCGCGTTCGCGCGGACGGGGACGCGACACTGATCCGGAACGTGATCGTCGTCGGCGCGTGCGCGCTGGCCGCGCTGGTCCTCGGCGCCGCGACGCTGCGCCGTCGAACTGCGTAAGCCGTCGAACAGCTTAAACTCTCCACATGGGATCGGAGTTCGAGCGGATCGCCGCCGAGAAGTACGTCGTCCTGACCACCTTCCGCAAGAACGGCACCCCGGTGCCGACCCCGGTCTGGGCGGCGGGCGAGGACGGCGAGCTCGTCCTCTGGTCCGAACGCAAGGCGGGCAAGGTCAAGCGCATCCGCAACAGCGGCCGGGTCGAGGTCCAGGCCTGCGACTTCCGCGGCGCCAAGACGCACGGCGACGTCGTCGCGGGCGAGGCACGGCTGCTGGACCTCGACGGGACCGAACGCGTGCGCAAGGTGATCGCGCGGAAATACGGTGTCACCGGCCGGGTGACGATGTTCTTCAGCAAGCTGCGGGGTCCGAAGGACCGGACCGTGGGAATCGCCATCAAACTGGCGGAGTAGGACCGGCTCGCCACGCTTGACATCATCGAACACATGTTCGATGATGGGTTGCTCGACACCTCCCGCCGGCGACTCTCGAGTGGTCGATCCACGACCACGGCACGGTAGGATGGAGTGAATCAGAGGAGGTGGTAGCCGTGGCCCGTGCACGTGACGTGGCTGCCGCCGTGCTGGCTCACACGGGCTCGATCACGACGATGAAGCTGCAGAAGCTGCTCTATTACTCGCAGGCCTGGCATCTGGTGTTCCAGCACGAACCGATGTTCGACGAGAAGATCGAAGCCTGGCCTCAGGGGCCCGTCACTCCGTCGATCTTCGCCGGGCACCGAAAGCAGTATCAGGTGACGAACTGGCCGAGTGGTCATGCCGGTGCACTGACAGAACCCGAGAACACGACGGTGAACTGGGTAATGGACAAATACGCTCATTACTCGGCTGAAACCTTATCGAGGATGACTCACATGGAGTCCCCGTGGCGAGTCGCGAGAGGAATAGTCGCCGAAAACGAGAAATCCTCCCAGTCGATATCGCACGAACAGATGCGTCACTTCTACGCACGCCAAATCGCCGATGTCGACATCGCGGTCGCTCAGGCGGCAGCCAGCGCGGCCATGGAAGGTGTCGATCTCGATGACGACTGGCAGCGGACTCTCCGCGATGTCGCGACCAGCACACGCACCGCCGACGACTTGATCGCCGAAGAAATAGAGCGAGCCCGTCGGCAGTGAGCGATCCGTACAGCATTCCCGGCGGGAAGTGCCTTCGCAACAAGCTGGACATCGAAGACTCAGAAGTCTTCAAGCAGGTCGAGGCACGCATCGTCAGTATTCGAGACGTCGAGCTCGCTCGTCAAAGTCTCCCTGGCGAATACACCCTTGAGCATCTGCAGAGCTTTCACCATGCGCTCTTCAAAGATGTCTACGACTGGGCCGGAAAGACCCGTACCGTGGACATCTCCAAAGGTACGTCGAAGTTCTGCACCTGGAGATTCGTCGACGAGCAGACGTCGGCCGTGCTGGGAAAGCTCGAAACCGATGGTTGGCTGCTCGGCTTGAACCGGGACAAGTTCCTTGAACGCCTCGCCTGGTACTACTCCGAGTTGAACGCCATGCACCCGTTTCGCGAAGGTAACGGGCGAACCCTGCGCGCCTTCCTGCGGCAACTGTCCGCCGCGGCGGGCTGGCGACTCGACTGGTCCGCGCTCAACAAGGAAGACAACAACGCCGCGTCGAGTCACAGCCTGCAGACGACTCAGACGACCGAACTCGTCAAGGTTCTCGCGCCCGTGATCGTCCGCATGTGATCAAGACGCGGTGTCGCGAAAGCCACTTTCGGGACGTCTGATGTCGCGAAAGTGGCTTTCGCGACATCAGAGTGCCCCCCGCGCCGGTCAAGCGACCTGGAGCGCCCTCAGCTCAGCCGCCATCGCCGCCGAGTCGTGGTCCGCCCCGCATCCGTCCACCAGGATCAGGTCGCCCGGGATGTGGTCCGCCCGCAGGTGCAGGATCTCCTGGTAGGCGGGCGACGCGTACCACTCGCGAGCCGCGGCCAGGCTCGGGAACGAGATCATCACCAACGCCCCGGGCCACTCCCCTTCGAGGACCTCGACCTCGGCCCCGTGCACGAGGAACTTGCCGCCGAAGGGATCGAGCGTGGCCTGGATCCGCTCCAGGTACTCGAAGACCTCTTCGGTCGGTGCTCCGGTGGGGCGAAGGTGGGCGATGCCGTACGCGGTCATGATGTCCTCCCAGGTTTTGTTCTCCTGGAAGGAATCCTGACCGAACGACGGCGTGGCGTCGATTACCCGGGAGGTAAAGCTCAGAACTCCGCGACGGCGGCGAGCGCCTCGGGAAGGGTGAACGCCCCGGCGTAGAGCGCCTTGCCGACGATGGAGCCTTCGACACCGTCACGGGCCAGCGCGGCCAGCGCGCGGAGATCGTCCACACTGGACACGCCGCCGGAGGCGATGACCGGCGCGTCGGTGCGGGCGGCGACCTCGCGGAGCAGGTCGATGTTCGGGCCCTGGAGGGTGCCGTCCTTGCTCACGTCGGTGACGACGTAGCGCTGCGCGCCGTCGCGGTCGAGCCGGTCGAGGACCTCCCAGAGGTCACCGCCGTCCTGCGTCCAGCCGCGAGCGGACAGCCGGTGCCCGGCCTCGGTGATCCGCACGTCCAGCCCGATGGCGACGCGGTCGCCGAAGGAGGAGACGACCTTCGCGGTCCACTCCGGGTCCTCCAGTGCGGCGGTGCCGAGGTTGACCCGGCGGGCGCCGGTGGCCAGCGCGGCCTCCAGCGAGGCGTCGTCGCGGATGCCGCCGGACAGCTCCACCTGGACGTCCAGCTTCGCCACGACCTCGGCGAGCAGTTCGCGGTTGGAACCCTTGCCGAACGCGGCGTCGAGGTCCACCAGATGGATCCACTCCGCCCCGTCCCGCTGCCAGGCGAGTGCCGCCTCCAGCGGGCTGCCATAGGAGGTTTCGGTGCCGGCCTCGCCCTGGACGAGTCGCACGGCCTGGCCATCGGCCAC contains these protein-coding regions:
- a CDS encoding sigma-70 family RNA polymerase sigma factor translates to MPATFDEFVADRLDGLLRYATVLTDDPHLAQDIVQEVLLRAQQRWPKIDSPPTYVRRMVTNEYLSWRRRLAVRRVVPSSPEMLDLMSPPVSDHAIEYDERDAMLDRLAKLPRKQRAAIVLRYYENYTDEEIGAVLRCATSTVRSQISRALATLRETGPSSSVQPTGARK
- a CDS encoding DUF1330 domain-containing protein yields the protein MTAYGIAHLRPTGAPTEEVFEYLERIQATLDPFGGKFLVHGAEVEVLEGEWPGALVMISFPSLAAAREWYASPAYQEILHLRADHIPGDLILVDGCGADHDSAAMAAELRALQVA
- a CDS encoding PPOX class F420-dependent oxidoreductase, translated to MGSEFERIAAEKYVVLTTFRKNGTPVPTPVWAAGEDGELVLWSERKAGKVKRIRNSGRVEVQACDFRGAKTHGDVVAGEARLLDLDGTERVRKVIARKYGVTGRVTMFFSKLRGPKDRTVGIAIKLAE
- the priA gene encoding bifunctional 1-(5-phosphoribosyl)-5-((5-phosphoribosylamino)methylideneamino)imidazole-4-carboxamide isomerase/phosphoribosylanthranilate isomerase PriA, which translates into the protein MTFTLLPAVDVADGQAVRLVQGEAGTETSYGSPLEAALAWQRDGAEWIHLVDLDAAFGKGSNRELLAEVVAKLDVQVELSGGIRDDASLEAALATGARRVNLGTAALEDPEWTAKVVSSFGDRVAIGLDVRITEAGHRLSARGWTQDGGDLWEVLDRLDRDGAQRYVVTDVSKDGTLQGPNIDLLREVAARTDAPVIASGGVSSVDDLRALAALARDGVEGSIVGKALYAGAFTLPEALAAVAEF
- a CDS encoding putative glycolipid-binding domain-containing protein; protein product: MSLPAAASWRHQDSRTGLEVAFFQGYEGGWRINGATTAVEDGESWFVEYSIVVDAAWHTRRAEISGRSSSGTRRTVLESDGDGRWRVDGLPAPRLDGCFDVDLESSSMTNTLPVHRLGLALSEAAEAPAAYVRAGDLTVERLEQRYERIGDRDFAYAAPVFAFSCVLRYDEHLLVVDYPGIAVRLP
- a CDS encoding NADP-dependent oxidoreductase is translated as MTDTYRSIAFTEYGDSGVLRVFDRELPEPGAGQVRVAVRAAGVNPIDWKIRSGLMAEVYPTTFPSVPGGDVAGVIDAVGEGVSDFAVGDEVLGRGNGGYAEFVLADPAGLTRKPEALSWELAAALPVVVGTAYRALNLLDLVEGETLLVDGAAGGVGTIAVQLAVARGLTVVGTASEANHEYLRSLGAVPVQYGEGLAERVREAAPQGVDASFDTSGRGSLPTLVELTGGPKRVVTIAAPDAADHGVRFTSGSPAEQVPGALAEGAALAAEGKLDLPIARVYPLAEAGAAQDESEAGHVRGKLVLVP
- a CDS encoding type II toxin-antitoxin system antitoxin SocA domain-containing protein, with product MARARDVAAAVLAHTGSITTMKLQKLLYYSQAWHLVFQHEPMFDEKIEAWPQGPVTPSIFAGHRKQYQVTNWPSGHAGALTEPENTTVNWVMDKYAHYSAETLSRMTHMESPWRVARGIVAENEKSSQSISHEQMRHFYARQIADVDIAVAQAAASAAMEGVDLDDDWQRTLRDVATSTRTADDLIAEEIERARRQ
- a CDS encoding Fic family protein, which produces MSDPYSIPGGKCLRNKLDIEDSEVFKQVEARIVSIRDVELARQSLPGEYTLEHLQSFHHALFKDVYDWAGKTRTVDISKGTSKFCTWRFVDEQTSAVLGKLETDGWLLGLNRDKFLERLAWYYSELNAMHPFREGNGRTLRAFLRQLSAAAGWRLDWSALNKEDNNAASSHSLQTTQTTELVKVLAPVIVRM